In Rutidosis leptorrhynchoides isolate AG116_Rl617_1_P2 chromosome 2, CSIRO_AGI_Rlap_v1, whole genome shotgun sequence, one genomic interval encodes:
- the LOC139892924 gene encoding aluminum-activated malate transporter 5-like, which translates to MAGNLGSMSLKERLLPRKGYSELGFFPESYITNTNNHDNVSITDRIKKWCNDLGHFFVSAFEMGRSDPRQFIFAAKSGLALALVSVLIFFKESSDYFSQYSIWAILTVIVVFEFSVGATLSKGFNRALGTFSAGVLALGIAQLAVWSGEWQEVVTVASIFLAGSISSYVKLYPSMKAYEYGFRVFMLTFCIVLVSGTSHFVQTAVSRLLLIGVGAGVCLVVNICVYPIWAGEDLHKLVVKNFRGVATSLEGCVNNYLQHFGYERIPSKILVYQASDDPLYSGYRSAVQSSSQEDALLAFAVWEPPHGRYKMLKYPWSNYVKVSGALRHCAFMVMAMHGCILAEIQAPIELRNMFKNEIQKVGTEGARILRELGSKVEKMEKLSRDIDLLEKVHGAAEELQMMIDQKSYHLVNSEKWAAGKQPKEFEDVDRLQELKEDEIKPNVINSLSEANLKPPLPHNKTLERNITNLSNHPSMAHWGSSEDMLKHQIHWPSRLSVLGDQILNVREVKTYESASALSLATFTSLLIEFVARLQNLVGAFEELSDKAKFAEPANPLEAKEMVGFWTRFLKFVGIK; encoded by the exons ATGGCAGGAAATCTTGGATCCATGTCACTTAAAGAAAGATTGTTACCAAGAAAAGGGTATTCAGAATTAGGGTTCTTTCCTGAATCTTACATCACTAATACTAACAATCATGACAACGTGTCAATTACTGATAGGATCAAGAAATGGTGCAATGATCTTGGGCATTTTTTTGTTAGTGCTTTTGAAATGGGTCGATCCGACCCGAGACAGTTTATATTTGCTGCGAAATCTGGTTTAGCACTTGCCCTTGTTTCTGTACTTATATTTTTTAAAGAATCATCAGATTATTTTAGCCAATATTCCATCTGGGCTATTCTGACTGTCATCGTTGTGTTTGAATTCAGCGTTG GCGCAACACTTAGCAAAGGATTTAACCGTGCGCTTGGGACGTTTTCTGCTGGTGTGCTTGCGTTAGGTATTGCTCAATTAGCTGTATGGTCCGGGGAGTGGCAAGAGGTTGTAACTGTAGCCAGCATCTTTTTAGCAG GCTCTATATCAAGTTATGTGAAACTCTACCCATCAATGAAGGCATATGAATACGGGTTTCGAGTCTTTATGTTGACTTTCTGTATAGTACTCGTATCGGGTACTTCACATTTTGTTCAAACAGCTGTTTCTAGATTGTTGTTAATTGGAGTTGGGGCCGGTGTGTGTTTGGTTGTAAATATATGCGTTTATCCGATTTGGGCGGGTGAAGATCTGCATAAATTGGTTGTCAAGAATTTTAGAGGCGTTGCTACTTCTTTAGAAG GATGTGTTAATAATTACCTTCAACATTTTGGGTACGAAAGGATTCCTTCAAAGATTCTTGTATATCAAGCATCTGATGATCCGTTGTATAGTGGATATAGATCAGCCGTACAGTCTAGTAGTCAAGAAGATGCTCTG CTGGCATTTGCGGTTTGGGAACCGCCTCATGGTCGTTACAAAATGTTGAAATATCCGTGGAGTAATTATGTAAAAGTGAGCGGTGCACTCAGGCATTGTGCTTTTATGGTCATGGCGATGCATGGTTGTATACTTGCAGAAATACAG GCACCAATAGAACTACGAAACATGTTCAAAAATGAGATCCAAAAGGTCGGCACCGAAGGCGCAAGAATATTACGTGAGCTAGGAAGCAAAGTGGAAAAAATGGAAAAATTAAGCCGAGATATCGACTTGCTTGAAAAAGTACACGGGGCTGCAGAGGAGTTGCAAATGATGATTGACCAAAAATCGTACCATTTAGTCAACTCCGAAAAATGGGCAGCTGGAAAACAGCCAAAAGAGTTTGAAGATGTCGATCGTCTTCAAGAACTAAAAGAAGACGAAATCAAACCAAACGTTATCAACTCGTTAAGTGAAGCAAACTTAAAACCGCCACTTCCACACAACAAAACTTTAGAGCGCAACATTACAAATCTATCAAACCATCCTTCGATGGCGCACTGGGGTTCGTCTGAAGATATGTTGAAACATCAAATACATTGGCCTTCACGGTTATCAGTTTTAGGTGACCAAATCTTAAACGTTCGCGAAGTTAAGACTTATGAGAGTGCGAGTGCTTTGTCGCTTGCTACTTTTACGTCTTTATTGATTGAGTTTGTCGCAAGGCTTCAAAATCTTGTTGGTGCATTTGAAGAGCTTAGTGACAAGGCTAAATTTGCTGAACCTGCAAATCCTCTTGAAGCCAAGGAGATGGTTGGTTTTTGGACAAGATTTCTCAAGTTCGTTGGAATCAAGTGA
- the LOC139892925 gene encoding uncharacterized protein translates to MRHSIVVGGDAPMRNMADEVSRIVEQTKELQDAAASLISRTSIEEASLKQRAIALRSNIKTLRSYVVSSVKKGTLDSKNAEKLVDELTKVGYTLGEGDAAAFLPCKSHGRFLRMFLGPTNVRANRKDVQMKVKEEYNSFRDTTTYLFLFFPSLLLFLQSWMWNGCFPALPVQLYQAWLLFLYAGLSFRENILRVNGSDIRPWWIYHHYCAMTMALVSLTWEIEKEPNCAHRQKGIQLFLKWAIMQGVAMLVQNKYQRQRLYTRIAMGKARRMDVVWGETSGVEGQLWLLCPMLFVLQGFEGYVGVLLLKTAMIGVVSEWQVITCGILLIIMAVGNFANTVETLILKSRFKAKMKKGKEREI, encoded by the exons ATGAGACATTCTATTGTTGTCGGTGGCGATGCACCCATGAGAAACATGGCTGATGAAGTGTCTAGAATCGTcgaacaaactaaagagttgcaGGATGCTGCAGCTTCTTTAATCTCTCGAACTTCGATTGAGGAAGCATCCCTAAAGCAACGAGCTATAGCGCTGCGTTCAAATATCAAAACGTTACGATCATATGTTGTTTCTTCCGTCAAGAAAGGAACTTTGGATTCCAAGAATGCTGAAAAG TTGGTTGATGAATTAACCAAAGTTGGTTATACATTGGGTGAAGGTGATGCAGCTGCATTTCTTCCCTGCAAATCTCATG GACGATTCTTGAGGATGTTTCTTGGTCCAACAAACGTTCGAGCTAATAGGAAAGATGTTCAAATGAAAGTGAAAGAAGAGTACAACAGCTTCAGG GATACCACTACATATCTGTTTCTTTTCTTCCCGTCATTGCTACTTTTTCTACAATCATGGATGTGGAATGGATGTTTTCCTGCATTACCTGTTCAGCTTTATCAG GCGTGGTTGCTCTTTCTGTATGCGGGGTTGTCTTTTAGAGAAAATATACTCCGGGTCAATGGTAGTGATATCCGTCCATG gtGGATTTACCATCACTATTGTGCAATGACTATGGCACTTGTTAGTCTAACTTGGGAGATTGAAAAGGAACCTAATTGTGCCCACAGGCAG AAAGGTATACAATTGTTTTTGAAATGGGCAATCATGCAAGGAGTCGCAATGCTTGTACAGAACAAGTACCAACGACAGAGACTATATACACGTATTGCAATGGGAAAG GCAAGAAGAATGGACGTTGTGTGGGGCGAAACGTCTGGAGTAGAAGGTCAATTGTGGCTGTTGTGCCCGATGTTGTTCGTCTTGCAAGGTTTTGAAGGTTATGTTGGTGTGTTACTACTAAAAACTGCCATGATTGGTGTTGTTTCTGAATGGCAG GTAATTACTTGTGGAATCCTTTTGATAATCATGGCTGTTGGAAACTTTGCAAACACAGTTGAGACACTTATATTAAAGTCCCGGTTCAAAGCGAAAATGAAAAAAGGTAAAGAAAGAGAGATCTAA
- the LOC139889587 gene encoding chloroplastic import inner membrane translocase subunit HP30-2-like has translation MGAGNQNELVIHNNPITHIQIKFKELEHGFKGWLAKKPLLVEAAVETITSAAHGAVIGGFVGTITNDAAFNFPAAPPSGAALNSPAMAFFQQAQALASGPLIQARDLAVIAGVNAGISCVMKRLRGKEKIDIQTSMVAGFGSGAMYTLVSDMGGPNLAANVLSSGVIFALLHGGLFKVGEKLSKPPVEDVYSETKLMLSTLGLTNYEKNFKKGLLTDRTLPLLTDRALRDVKIPPGPRLVILDHVQRNKDVKKGGRRA, from the exons ATGGGGGCAGGAAATCAAAACGAATTAGTTATTCATAACAACCCAATCACACACATTCAAATAAAATTCAAAGAATTAGAACATGGGTTTAAGGGTTGGCTTGCTAAAAAACCTTTACTCGTTGAAGCCGCCGTCGAAACCATCACCAGCGCCGCCCATGGAGCCGTCATTGGTGGTTTCGTGGGTACTATCACTAACGATGCCGCCTTCAATTTTCCGGCCGCTCCACCCTCCGGCGCCGCCCTTAATTCACCAGCCATGGCCTTTTTTCAACAGGCTCAG GCTCTTGCAAGTGGGCCCTTGATACAAGCCCGTGATCTTGCTGTTATAGCGGGTGTTAATGCAGGCATATCATGTGTCATGAAAAGATTAAGAGGCAAGGAGAAGATAGATATCCAAACAAG TATGGTAGCAGGTTTCGGTTCTGGGGCCATGTATACTTTGGTTAGTGACATGGGAGGTCCTAATCTGGCTGCCAACGTACTCTCGTCTGGTGTTATTTTTGCACTTCTTCATGGTGGACTCTTTAAG GTAGGGGAAAAATTATCAAAGCCACCAGTTGAAGATGTGTACAGTGAAACTAAACTGATGTTGTCTACACTCGGTCTTACGAATTATGAGAAAAACTTCAAAAAAGGCTTGTTAACGGATCGAACTTTGCCGCTGCTTACTGACAG GGCTCTGCGAGATGTAAAAATCCCACCTGGACCACGACTTGTGATTCTTGATCATGTCCAAAG GAACAAGGATGTGAAGAAAGGTGGTAGACGGGCATAG
- the LOC139889586 gene encoding large ribosomal subunit protein eL30-like, translating into MVSGKKTKKTHESINNRLALVMKSGKFTLGYKTVLESIRSSKGKLIIISNNCPPLRKSEIEYYAMLAKVGVHHYNGNNVDLGTACGKYFRVSCLSIIDAGEHQSSCLDSNIIFSE; encoded by the exons ATGGTGTCAGGAAAGAAGACG AAGAAGACTCATGAGAGCATCAACAATAGGTTGGCTCTTGTTATGAAGAGTGGAAAATTTACTCTTGGATACAAGACTGTGCTTGAATCTATTAGGAGCTCAAAAG GTAAGCTGATTATCATTTCAAACAACTGCCCTCCTTTGAGAAAGTCTGAAATCGAGTACTATGCTATGCTCGCCAAGGTTGGAGTTCATCATTACAACGGAA ACAATGTGGATCTTGGGACCGCATGTGGAAAGTATTTCCGTGTTTCATGCCTTAGCATCATCGACGCAGGTGAACATCAATCAAGTTGTCTTGATTCTAATATAATTTTCAGTGAATAG